The Miscanthus floridulus cultivar M001 chromosome 7, ASM1932011v1, whole genome shotgun sequence genome includes a region encoding these proteins:
- the LOC136463712 gene encoding folate-binding protein 1-like, translating to MGSPTRPRRTTGFTLLLVLLFLSPLASAGQPKGVCVSPGGRFPGFSSEGKPPGRAPKGRRDLALCRIFRQNTCCDVTQTFPALVSVRNLALAGEGSQECIHLWELLECSICDPRVGVRPGPPVVCASFCDMVFKACSESYFSVDMKTQALSPCGLGDIICGKAHKWVSNGTELCRLAGFTVQVSETSSGGVDDTFCYGGKASLDSISDSWTSSKDRPTLSGVASWDVQDFQRWAREMPVGERVSWAIGGMVLTAGLIFISKRKSYSHRQKQAAIARNMRLRRLDSRANPQQTKRS from the exons ATGGGCTCTCCCACGCGGCCGCGGAGGACGACCGGTTTCACTCTCCTCCTGGTGCTGCTGTTCCTCTCGCCGCTCGCGTCAGCTG GACAACCAAAAGGTGTATGTGTTTCACCAGGTGGACGGTTCCCTGGCTTTTCATCTGAAGGCAAGCCTCCTGGAAGAGCACCCAAGGGGCGCAGAGATCTAGCACTGTGTAGGATATTCCGTCAGAATACATGTTGCGATGTGACGCAGACATTTCCTGCTCTGGTTTCAGTGAGAAACCTTGCATTGGCTGGTGAAGGCAGTCAAGAATGTATTCATTTGTGGGAATTGCTCGAGTGCTCAATATGTGATCCACGAGTGGGTGTCAGGCCTGGACCTCCTGTTGTATGCGCATCATTCTGTGATATGGTCTTCAAAGCTTGTTCAGAATCATACTTCTCTGTAGATATGAAAACACAG GCCTTGTCTCCTTGTGGTTTAGGTGACATCATTTGTGGCAAAGCACATAAATGGGTCTCTAACGGCACAGAGTTATGCCGTCTTGCTGGTTTCACTGTTCAAGTTTCTGAGACCAGCTCTGGTGGAGTTGATGACACTTTCTGCTATGGTGGGAAAGCAAGTTTGGATTCCATCTCTGATTCATGGACTTCTTCAAAAGACCGTCCAACATTAAGTGGTGTGGCTTCATGGGACGTTCAAGATTTTCAGAGATGGGCAAGAGAAATGCCTGTCGGTGAAAGAGTTTCATGGGCAATTGGAGGAATGGTTCTCACAGCTGGCCTTATTTTTATCAG CAAAAGAAAGAGCTACAGCCATCGCCAGAAGCAAGCTGCTATTGCTCGCAATATGAGATTGAGAAGGCTGGATTCTAGAGCCAACCCACAACAAACGAAGCGGAGCTAG
- the LOC136463713 gene encoding FCS-Like Zinc finger 15-like — protein MAGLSVLLEHHSKSHPGKAAAAQIISKATLVIHSSKHKQQQQVPATAAGSFLQRCCLCNRELAEGMDIYMYRGDRAFCSEECRCRQIIMDDDAGHGADAATVRGRRRVAGSGRVAY, from the exons ATGGCCGGGCTGAGCGTTCTCCTGGAGCACCACAGCAAGAGCCACCCcgggaaggcggcggcggcgcagatcATCAGCAAGGCCACCCTCGTGATCCACAGCTccaaacacaagcagcagcagcaggtcccTGCGACGGCCGCGGGCTCCTTCCTGCAGCGCTGCTGCCTCTGCAACAGAGAGCTCGCCGAGGGCATGGACATCTACATGTACAG AGGCGACCGGGCGTTCTGCAGCGAGGAGTGCCGGTGCCGGCAGATCATTATGGAcgacgacgccggccatggcgcggaTGCCGCCACCGTACGCGGCAGGCGGCGAGTCGCCGGCAGCGGCCGTGTCGCTTACTGA